The following proteins come from a genomic window of Miscanthus floridulus cultivar M001 chromosome 2, ASM1932011v1, whole genome shotgun sequence:
- the LOC136535660 gene encoding beta-galactosidase 5-like, producing the protein MGRWWPAALLGCAVAVGVLAAAVECAVTYDKKAVLIDGQRRILFSGSIHYPRSTPDMWEGLIQKAKDGGLDVIQTYVFWNGHEPTPGNYYFEERYDLVRFMKTVQKAGLFVHLRIGPYICGEWNFGGFPVWLKYVPGISFRTDNEPFKTAMQGFTEKIVGMMKSENLFASQGGPIILSQIENEYGPEGKEFGATGQAYINWAAKMAIGLGTGVPWVMCKEEDAPDPVINACNGFYCDAFSPNKPYKPTMWTEAWSGWFTEFGGTIRQRPVEDLAFAVARFVQKGGSFINYYMYHGGTNFGRTAGGPFITTSYDYDAPIDEYGLVREPKHSHLKELHRAVKLCEQALVSVDPAISTLGTMQEAHVFRSPSGCAAFLANYNSNSYAKVVFNNEQYNLPPWSISILPDCKNVVFNSATVGVQTSHMQMWGDGASSMMWERYDEEVDSLAAAPLLTTIGLLEQLNITRDSSDYLWYITSVDISPSENFLQGGGKPLSLSVLSAGHALHVFVNGQLQGSAYGTREDRRIKYNGNANLRAGTNKIALLSVACGLPNVGVHYETWNTGVGGPVVLHGLNEGSRDLTWQTWSYQVGLKGEQMNLNSLEGSTSVEWMQGSLIAQNQQPLSWYRAYFETPSGDEPLALDMGSMGKGQIWINGQSIGRYWTAYADGDCKECSYTGTFRAPKCQAGCGQPTQRWYHVPRSWLQPTRNLLVVFEELGGDSSKIALVKRSVSSVCADVSEDHPNIKNWQIESYGEREYHRAKVHLRCAHGQSISAIKFASFGTPMGTCGNFRQGDCHSANSHTVLEKKCIGLQRCVVAISPESFGGDPCPSATKRVAVEAVCSPTA; encoded by the exons ATGGGGAGGTGGTGGCCGGCTGCCCTGCTGGGCTGCGCAGTGGCGGTGGGCGTTCTGGCGGCCGCCGTGGAATGCGCGGTGACCTACGACAAGAAGGCGGTGCTGATTGATGGGCAGAGGCGGATTCTCTTCTCCGGATCCATTCACTACCCCAGGAGCACCCCTGAT ATGTGGGAAGGGCTGATTCAGAAGGCTAAAGATGGAGGCTTGGATGTGATTCAGACCTATGTCTTTTGGAATGGACATGAGCCTACGCCTGGAAAT TACTATTTCGAAGAGAGGTACGATTTGGTCAGGTTCATGAAGACGGTCCAGAAGGCCGGGCTGTTTGTACATCTCCGCATCGGTCCCTACATTTGTGGCGAGTGGAACTTCGG TGGCTTCCCAGTTTGGTTGAAGTATGTACCAGGCATCAGCTTCAGGACAGACAACGAACCTTTCAAG ACGGCAATGCAGGGTTTCACTGAGAAAATTGTGGGAATGATGAAGAGCGAAAACCTCTTTGCATCCCAAGGTGGCCCAATTATCCTCTCTCAG ATTGAGAATGAGTATGGGCCAGAAGGCAAGGAGTTTGGTGCCACAGGTCAGGCATATATCAACTGGGCAGCAAAGATGGCCATCGGATTGGGCACTGGTGTGCCATGGGTGATGTGCAAGGAGGAGGATGCACCTGATCCAGTG ATCAATGCGTGCAATGGTTTCTACTGTGATGCATTTTCTCCTAACAAGCCTTACAAGCCCACAATGTGGACTGAAGCTTGGAGTGGCTG GTTCACAGAATTTGGTGGGACCATCCGCCAACGACCGGTTGAAGATCTCGCATTTGCTGTCGCTCGATTTGTACAAAAGGGTGGCTCTTTTATCAATTACTACATG TATCATGGAGGAACAAATTTTGGGCGCACTGCTGGGGGTCCCTTCATCACAACAAGCTATGATTATGATGCTCCAATTGATGAATACG GACTTGTTAGAGAACCAAAGCACAGTCATCTTAAAGAACTCCACAGAGCTGTTAAGTTATGTGAGCAGGCTTTGGTTTCTGTTGACCCAGCAATTTCTACCCTTGGAACCATGCAAGAG GCCCACGTCTTCCGATCTCCATCTGGTTGTGCAGCTTTCCTTGCAAACTACAATTCTAACTCCTATGCAAAAGTTGTGTTCAACAATGAGCAATACAACCTGCCACCTTGGTCAATTAGCATCCTTCCTGATTGCAAGAATGTAGTTTTCAACAGTGCCACA GTTGGTGTTCAGACATCTCATATGCAAATGTGGGGAGATGGTGCCTCATCAATGATGTGGGAGAGGTATGATGAGGAGGTTGATTCTCTGGCAGCTGCTCCATTGCTCACCACAATTGGTTTGCTTGAGCAGCTTAACATCACGAGAGACAGCAGTGATTATCTGTGGTACATAACCAG TGTTGACATAAGCCCATCTGAAAACTTTCTACAAGGTGGTGGCAAGCCTCTGTCTCTCAGTGTGCTGTCTGCTGGTCACGCCTTGCATGTCTTTGTCAACGGACAACTTCAAG GTTCTGCTTATGGTACCAGGGAAGATCGAAGAATTAAATACAATGGCAATGCTAACCTTCGAGCTGGTACTAACAAAATTGCACTGCTGAGTGTTGCTTGTGGATTGCCG AATGTTGGAGTGCATTATGAGACATGGAACACTGGTGTTGGTGGTCCTGTTGTGCTTCATGGGTTGAATGAAGGATCACGAGACCTTACTTGGCAGACTTGGTCCTATCAG GTTGGCCTGAAAGGTGAACAGATGAATCTGAACTCCCTTGAAGGCTCAACCTCAGTTGAATGGATGCAAGGGTCGTTGATAGCTCAAAACCAGCAGCCATTGTCCTGGTATAGG GCTTACTTCGAGACTCCCAGCGGAGATGAGCCATTGGCTCTGGATATGGGTAGCATGGGCAAGGGCCAAATCTGGATAAATGGACAAAGCATTGGACGCTACTGGACAGCATATGCAGATGGGGACTGCAAAGAGTGCAGTTACACAGGGACCTTCCGGGCACCCAAGTGTCAAGCAGGCTGTGGTCAGCCCACGCAACGTTG GTATCATGTGCCAAGGTCCTGGCTGCAACCCACCAGAAACCTATTGGTAGTCTTTGAGGAACTTGGTGGGGATTCATCAAAGATTGCCCTAGTGAAGAGGTCAGTCTCAAGTGTCTGTGCTGATGTATCTGAGGATCATCCAAATATCAAGAACTGGCAGATTGAAAGCTATGGCGAGCGCGAGTACCACAGGGCCAAAGTGCATTTAAGATGTGCACATGGGCAGTCCATTTCTGCAATCAAATTTGCAAGCTTTGGGACACCTATGGGAACCTGTGGAAATTTCCGGCAAGGAGATTGCCACTCAGCTAATTCTCACACTGTTCTAGAGAAG AAATGCATTGGGCTCCAAAGATGTGTCGTCGCCATCTCCCCCGAGAGCTTTGGAGGAGATCCCTGCCCAAGCGCGACGAAAAGGGTGGCGGTCGAGGCAGTATGTTCTCCCACCGCTTAG